Proteins encoded in a region of the Thermocaproicibacter melissae genome:
- a CDS encoding IS1182 family transposase translates to MLEREKLRRDAVEFVNTDLLVPGNHLLRKIDSAVDFSHIYDFVEDLYCEGNGRPSVDPVVLFKIVLIQHLYGIPSLRRTMQEINMNIAYRWFLGYTLNEELPHFSTVSYNFKHRFTEETVEQVFSWILQEANYAGYLEPEAVFVDGTHIKANANINKKIKKAVPQAAKRYASELMEEVNADREDHGKKPFDSTPKPPKEKEIMVSKTDPESGLFQKGEHKKCFAYEAHTACDKHNFVLDVEVTPGNVHDSVAFDAVYGKVTQRFPEIETVVADAAYKTPHICKRVFDDGRVLSTAYKRPMTKAGNLEWWKYVYDEYYDCVICPEYQVLHYATTNREGYREYKSRSYICEKCPFRSRCTESKSCTKTVTRHVWQDYVELAEDIRHTPKYKELYKKRKETIERVFADAKVKYGMRYTLYRGLTQVTNWVKLKFAAMNLKKLAMWKWRDGHPSGFLLILLCLFSYPAYYQENPSFV, encoded by the coding sequence ATGCTGGAACGGGAAAAACTACGCAGAGATGCAGTGGAATTTGTGAATACAGACCTATTGGTGCCGGGAAATCATCTGCTGCGAAAGATTGACAGCGCGGTAGATTTTAGCCATATTTATGATTTTGTAGAAGATTTGTATTGTGAGGGCAACGGTCGTCCTAGTGTGGACCCGGTCGTCCTGTTTAAGATTGTTCTGATCCAGCATCTGTACGGAATTCCCTCTTTACGCCGGACGATGCAGGAAATCAATATGAATATCGCGTATCGGTGGTTTCTGGGATATACACTGAACGAGGAGCTGCCGCATTTCTCCACTGTGAGTTACAATTTTAAGCACCGGTTCACAGAGGAAACCGTGGAGCAGGTGTTTTCGTGGATTTTGCAGGAGGCAAATTACGCCGGATATTTGGAGCCGGAAGCAGTATTTGTGGATGGGACGCATATCAAAGCAAACGCCAACATCAACAAAAAGATCAAAAAGGCAGTTCCTCAGGCGGCAAAGCGATATGCCTCAGAATTAATGGAAGAGGTTAACGCTGACCGGGAAGATCATGGGAAGAAGCCATTCGACAGTACTCCGAAACCGCCGAAGGAAAAAGAAATCATGGTGTCCAAAACAGACCCGGAAAGCGGGTTGTTCCAAAAGGGAGAACACAAGAAGTGCTTTGCCTACGAAGCACATACGGCCTGCGACAAACACAATTTTGTCCTTGACGTTGAGGTGACTCCGGGAAACGTACATGACAGTGTAGCATTTGACGCGGTCTATGGCAAAGTGACTCAACGGTTTCCTGAAATTGAAACGGTGGTGGCGGACGCCGCATACAAAACGCCGCATATCTGTAAACGGGTGTTTGACGACGGGCGGGTACTTTCCACAGCATACAAGCGGCCAATGACCAAAGCAGGAAATCTGGAATGGTGGAAGTATGTATACGACGAATATTATGACTGTGTGATCTGCCCGGAATATCAGGTTCTGCATTATGCAACAACCAACCGTGAGGGATACCGGGAATACAAAAGCCGGAGTTACATCTGCGAAAAATGTCCATTCCGTTCTCGCTGCACCGAGAGTAAAAGCTGTACGAAAACCGTAACGCGGCATGTGTGGCAGGATTATGTGGAGCTTGCGGAAGATATCAGGCACACACCGAAATACAAAGAGCTTTACAAAAAACGAAAAGAAACCATTGAGCGTGTCTTCGCCGATGCAAAAGTGAAATATGGGATGCGGTACACGCTCTACCGGGGCTTAACTCAAGTGACGAATTGGGTTAAGCTTAAGTTTGCTGCCATGAATCTCAAAAAGCTGGCAATGTGGAAATGGAGGGATGGCCATCCCTCCGGGTTTTTATTGATTTTACTTTGCTTATTTTCCTATCCTGCATATTATCAAGAGAACCCATCCTTCGTTTAA
- a CDS encoding DUF3991 domain-containing protein, translating to MGYSSKEHKTLYIAVKNFAEQKGIPVKEEDLKSISLRGAFYPTENVIQINDKLDDTERLSTLTHELGHALMHNNREARQLPESVRELEADSISIMLQQYFGIPLTDSRKRHFSESYKACTVLKDFKLEDALKIVNTTYQELRKELEPMIPKSHSYTKVQQKETEAAYQKAKSEVPDHSTRFAYADRKKDVLDYIKQNVSIITVAQAMGFTPVHVGRYYTLKEHDSVMIYPETNSFYRFSNGRGGSPIDFLMEFGEYSKKEAIEKLKNEYTNGRFDDIHTAPREHTAPAPEKKEFILPEKVNGKYTRVIAYLTKTRCLDPEIVKQCISDGLIYEDNKHNVVFVGLDESGKAVYATRHTTLTDSNFKRDIAGSRQDIGWMVKSKNAEKLYVCEAPIDALSIMTLLKMQGRPLEKASFLATGGTCKDAALYSRLRANPQIKEVVLANDNDEAGRKANEKIFKTLQKDFPGIRVKQITPNPGKDINECLCKKPKKGIKYEQEVER from the coding sequence ATGGGTTATTCCTCAAAGGAACATAAAACATTATACATTGCGGTAAAAAATTTCGCCGAACAAAAAGGAATCCCCGTAAAGGAAGAGGACTTAAAGTCAATTTCTTTGCGGGGTGCTTTTTATCCAACGGAAAATGTGATTCAAATCAATGATAAGCTCGATGATACGGAACGACTTTCAACACTCACTCACGAGCTTGGCCACGCTCTGATGCACAATAATCGAGAAGCGCGTCAGCTGCCTGAGTCAGTCAGAGAGTTGGAAGCTGATTCAATATCCATCATGCTTCAACAGTATTTCGGCATTCCCCTCACTGACTCCCGTAAACGCCATTTTTCCGAGAGCTATAAAGCCTGTACGGTTCTCAAAGACTTCAAATTGGAAGACGCCTTGAAAATTGTCAATACAACATATCAAGAGCTGCGTAAGGAACTGGAACCCATGATTCCAAAATCTCATTCCTATACGAAAGTACAGCAAAAAGAAACGGAAGCTGCGTATCAAAAAGCAAAATCGGAAGTACCAGATCACAGCACCCGATTTGCTTATGCAGATCGTAAAAAAGATGTACTGGATTACATCAAGCAAAATGTTTCAATCATTACTGTCGCACAGGCAATGGGTTTTACACCAGTTCACGTAGGTCGGTATTATACGCTAAAAGAGCACGACAGCGTGATGATATATCCGGAAACGAACAGCTTCTATCGATTCTCCAATGGGCGAGGCGGCTCACCCATTGATTTTCTTATGGAGTTTGGTGAGTATTCAAAGAAAGAAGCAATTGAAAAACTGAAAAACGAGTATACAAACGGCAGATTTGACGATATTCATACTGCCCCGCGGGAGCATACCGCCCCGGCTCCGGAAAAGAAGGAATTTATCCTTCCGGAAAAAGTCAATGGCAAATACACTCGCGTAATTGCCTATCTGACGAAAACTCGCTGTCTTGACCCTGAAATTGTAAAGCAGTGCATAAGCGACGGCTTGATTTACGAGGACAACAAGCACAACGTGGTATTTGTCGGCTTGGATGAATCAGGAAAAGCAGTATATGCCACTCGCCATACTACTCTCACTGATTCAAATTTTAAGAGGGACATTGCCGGGAGTCGTCAGGATATCGGATGGATGGTAAAGTCCAAGAATGCTGAAAAATTGTACGTTTGTGAGGCTCCCATTGATGCACTGTCAATTATGACCCTGTTAAAGATGCAAGGGCGTCCATTGGAAAAAGCATCATTCCTTGCTACCGGCGGCACTTGCAAAGATGCTGCTCTGTATTCCCGTCTACGCGCCAATCCACAGATAAAGGAAGTGGTTTTGGCCAACGACAATGACGAAGCTGGGCGAAAAGCCAACGAGAAGATATTCAAGACGTTGCAAAAAGATTTTCCCGGAATCCGGGTGAAGCAGATTACGCCCAATCCCGGCAAGGACATCAATGAATGCCTCTGTAAAAAGCCAAAAAAAGGAATTAAGTACGAACAGGAGGTGGAACGGTAA
- a CDS encoding single-stranded DNA-binding protein — MLKAWGIGRLVAEPTLKTVRKNDTDYNVCEFRLACQQRKDKVDFIKVMAWRGMGDFIFRNVHKGQKIFVEGLLHIPEYDKEKGRAGEPYIVVYNFEFCDRKIKNQDAADNETAEHQEAEDLIDTLSADDLAERGNSEC, encoded by the coding sequence ATGTTAAAAGCATGGGGAATCGGACGACTGGTCGCCGAGCCAACACTGAAAACTGTCCGGAAAAATGACACAGATTATAATGTCTGTGAGTTTCGTCTTGCCTGCCAGCAGCGAAAAGATAAGGTAGATTTCATCAAGGTGATGGCATGGCGAGGTATGGGTGATTTCATCTTCAGGAACGTTCATAAAGGTCAGAAAATATTCGTAGAAGGATTGTTGCACATTCCAGAATACGACAAAGAAAAAGGTCGTGCCGGCGAACCGTATATCGTCGTTTACAATTTTGAATTCTGCGATAGAAAGATTAAAAATCAGGACGCTGCCGATAATGAAACCGCTGAGCACCAAGAAGCGGAGGATTTGATTGACACGTTAAGCGCAGACGATTTAGCGGAAAGAGGTAATTCAGAATGCTAA
- a CDS encoding DUF4320 family protein: MIHKLLKDKRGGVDQYVSAVIAMLTLLALFVMISAGMKAMNAYNTLNDFGNELAVTVGNEGRCSGERVSTRYNELVSATGITPNVEYTAEYVDSEARTVQYGDTITLRLSMQTSISALKISIPISLSITKSVTSQQYWK; this comes from the coding sequence GTGATACATAAACTTTTGAAAGATAAGAGGGGCGGTGTGGATCAGTATGTCAGTGCGGTCATTGCTATGCTTACGCTGCTTGCGTTATTCGTTATGATTTCGGCTGGTATGAAAGCCATGAACGCCTACAATACGTTGAATGACTTTGGAAATGAGCTTGCAGTTACGGTCGGCAACGAAGGCCGTTGTTCCGGAGAGCGAGTATCCACACGTTACAATGAATTGGTCTCTGCAACAGGTATAACGCCGAATGTTGAATATACGGCTGAATATGTTGATTCGGAAGCACGGACAGTACAGTATGGCGACACGATTACGCTTCGGCTTTCGATGCAGACATCAATATCTGCGCTGAAAATATCCATCCCGATATCCCTGTCTATCACAAAATCCGTTACTTCACAGCAGTACTGGAAGTGA
- a CDS encoding type II secretion system F family protein, translating to MKYIWLALLAFFLFAMLYCITAIALKTPPWKASLAYKHTTKKKSSGIFSGMVKWLAQYVPINRYKETEIQRALTAAGMKETPKEYVAAAIIPSATVLLLAIPVYIINPLLSVIPLAFSIYLYIHKYNIANRQCDNRRREIEKELPRFVDYMASELKSERNVLELIDSYKANYNSPLTEELAITVSDMRTGNQEQALHNLETRINSSMLSELVRGLQSEIRGNDMKAYFDNLGYKMADAWKERIKQEALKKEPKLNMMSLMLFLCATITVFIILGFAVYSSASQIGGSL from the coding sequence ATGAAATACATCTGGCTTGCGCTGCTGGCTTTTTTCTTGTTTGCAATGCTGTACTGCATCACAGCGATCGCTTTGAAAACACCCCCGTGGAAAGCAAGTCTCGCATACAAGCACACAACTAAAAAGAAATCTTCCGGTATTTTCAGCGGTATGGTGAAATGGCTTGCTCAATATGTTCCAATCAACAGATATAAGGAAACAGAAATTCAAAGAGCACTCACCGCCGCGGGCATGAAGGAAACTCCAAAGGAATATGTGGCGGCGGCCATTATTCCGTCTGCCACCGTACTCCTGCTTGCAATACCGGTTTATATCATTAATCCCCTTCTCTCGGTTATTCCCCTCGCATTTTCAATCTACTTGTATATCCATAAATACAACATTGCCAATCGTCAATGCGACAATCGACGGAGAGAGATTGAAAAAGAACTTCCGCGATTCGTGGACTATATGGCCAGCGAACTCAAAAGCGAACGGAATGTTCTGGAACTAATTGACTCCTACAAAGCAAATTACAACAGTCCTCTCACGGAAGAACTAGCCATTACCGTATCTGACATGAGGACAGGCAACCAGGAACAGGCTCTCCACAATCTGGAGACACGCATTAATTCTTCTATGCTTAGTGAGCTAGTGCGTGGTCTGCAATCAGAAATTCGTGGGAACGACATGAAGGCTTACTTTGATAATTTGGGGTACAAAATGGCCGATGCCTGGAAAGAACGAATAAAACAAGAGGCGCTAAAGAAAGAACCTAAGCTAAACATGATGTCACTGATGCTCTTTTTATGCGCTACGATAACCGTATTCATTATCCTTGGATTTGCGGTGTATTCATCGGCGTCTCAGATAGGGGGAAGTCTGTGA
- a CDS encoding type II secretion system F family protein, which translates to MLLLAALLLFIGGLLLGAVSGNYYLAPVLAFGLAAVPFVYLRFQYLKYQRLLLDELETALSVISVSYERTENILQAVEENIDNIQPPIRQVFTEFLLRVKYVDPNIEAAIEEMKTKINNSVFYEWCDELKRCNGNRNLKQGLRSCVSKLTNIKVVTNDLNTILYRSQRTYWELAAASIGVLYLGLKVVPDSLLITLPTTLTQILVAVNGLLIAITAIIAFLETHNIKYDL; encoded by the coding sequence ATGCTGCTTCTGGCGGCGCTTCTTCTTTTTATTGGTGGTCTTCTCCTCGGCGCAGTATCAGGAAACTATTATCTCGCTCCGGTGCTCGCTTTCGGGTTAGCTGCCGTTCCGTTCGTCTATCTGCGGTTCCAGTATCTAAAGTATCAACGGCTGCTGCTTGACGAACTGGAAACTGCACTATCCGTAATCTCCGTATCGTATGAACGAACAGAGAATATTCTTCAGGCTGTGGAAGAAAACATCGACAACATACAGCCCCCAATCCGTCAGGTTTTCACGGAATTTCTTTTGAGGGTTAAGTATGTTGATCCGAATATCGAAGCGGCCATTGAAGAAATGAAAACAAAAATCAACAACTCCGTATTTTACGAATGGTGCGACGAATTAAAGCGCTGCAATGGCAACCGAAATCTGAAGCAAGGACTACGTTCTTGTGTGAGTAAACTTACAAATATTAAGGTTGTTACGAATGATTTGAATACTATCCTATACCGTTCTCAGCGAACCTATTGGGAACTTGCAGCAGCATCAATCGGTGTCCTATATTTAGGTCTGAAAGTTGTCCCGGACAGCCTGCTGATTACACTTCCGACAACGCTTACGCAAATATTGGTCGCCGTCAATGGTTTGCTGATAGCCATAACGGCGATTATTGCGTTTCTTGAAACTCACAATATAAAATACGATCTCTAG
- a CDS encoding ATPase, T2SS/T4P/T4SS family, whose translation MKRSYQRRGTDPKYPEILATIQKEQNEIFWKINQNDDNQVNKKELMLPYIKKSLSDHKMQLTGYSSEELAEKVYNDLQRYSVLTDPLEDVFVEGISINSWNDIRVKFITGESIKIDGFNSPQHAIDIVKRLLQKSNQTIDNAVPMAEASIDNNIRITALQTPLVDPDVGVACYIRKLSKRVFREQDYLSGDFASRKELQFLKIALRRGVSILIIGKVNTGKTTFQTYLLSEMPDDMQIITIEQGAREIYLIKRDKKGVVKNNVVHLLTRENAKYEEQNITQEKLVEKALRLNPDILSVAEMRNTEAYAAQEGSLAGNVVISTTHAGSPQQGHERVAGLCRKKYPTDYHTAIMQARQAFPLVVHLHKLEDNKRRIMNISECVVENDKAEYRTLWEYQIEANEQTSSGVRIKGKHIQVNSISKSLIERMKMYGITREEMEEIQK comes from the coding sequence ATGAAACGCAGCTATCAGCGCCGTGGAACCGATCCGAAATACCCGGAAATTCTAGCAACAATCCAAAAAGAGCAAAACGAAATCTTTTGGAAAATTAATCAGAATGATGATAACCAAGTAAACAAAAAAGAACTTATGCTGCCATACATAAAGAAATCGCTCTCTGACCATAAAATGCAGCTTACCGGATATTCGTCAGAGGAACTTGCAGAAAAGGTATACAATGACCTTCAGCGCTATTCGGTGTTAACTGATCCGTTGGAAGACGTGTTTGTGGAAGGAATATCCATCAATTCGTGGAATGATATCCGAGTAAAATTCATCACCGGCGAATCCATCAAAATTGACGGATTCAATTCCCCACAACACGCGATCGATATCGTGAAGCGATTGCTTCAGAAGTCCAATCAGACAATCGATAACGCCGTGCCGATGGCCGAGGCGAGCATTGACAATAATATACGCATTACTGCTCTCCAAACCCCACTTGTCGATCCAGATGTCGGAGTCGCCTGCTATATTCGAAAACTAAGTAAGCGTGTGTTCCGAGAACAGGATTATCTATCCGGAGACTTTGCATCAAGAAAGGAATTGCAGTTTTTGAAGATTGCTCTTCGCAGGGGCGTTTCAATTCTAATTATCGGAAAGGTTAATACCGGTAAAACAACCTTCCAGACCTATCTTCTCTCTGAAATGCCCGACGATATGCAGATCATTACAATCGAACAGGGCGCGAGGGAAATCTACCTAATCAAGAGAGATAAAAAAGGCGTTGTCAAAAACAATGTAGTGCATCTGTTAACACGTGAAAACGCAAAATATGAAGAACAGAACATCACACAGGAAAAGCTGGTAGAAAAGGCCCTACGCCTTAATCCGGATATTCTCAGTGTCGCAGAAATGCGTAACACGGAAGCATACGCGGCGCAGGAAGGCAGTCTTGCCGGAAATGTCGTCATATCAACCACACACGCAGGAAGCCCTCAGCAGGGACATGAGCGTGTTGCTGGTCTTTGTCGAAAAAAGTACCCAACTGATTATCACACAGCTATCATGCAGGCAAGACAGGCATTTCCTCTTGTGGTACATCTTCATAAGCTGGAAGATAACAAACGGCGAATTATGAATATTTCGGAATGCGTCGTGGAGAACGATAAAGCAGAATATCGCACATTATGGGAATATCAGATTGAGGCAAACGAGCAAACGTCTTCCGGTGTACGAATCAAAGGAAAGCATATACAAGTCAACAGTATCTCGAAATCTCTCATTGAAAGAATGAAGATGTACGGAATCACACGGGAAGAAATGGAGGAAATCCAAAAGTAA
- a CDS encoding AAA family ATPase, with the protein MEQLIAVTGNSGKTVFSFYLAQILSKQGKRVFLVSTDSHQPAFKMLFPDRKDNDGRSLGRLLSLATIAEANIFNNAHTINKNLMLLSYADGETALTYPEIAKINLESLFQQLSIIADIILIDTSTHQNKIDKFALSKCSKQISIATADVKGYYYRQNHPNHGCALQVLFVNNPNNALADVLSTYDSPVTVLPYCRGLSGIYNGICITDIIPPRKYRKTLYRIVGELL; encoded by the coding sequence ATGGAGCAGCTGATAGCAGTAACCGGTAATTCTGGGAAAACGGTGTTTTCTTTTTATTTGGCTCAGATTTTATCCAAGCAGGGTAAACGGGTATTCCTCGTTTCAACAGACAGTCATCAACCCGCCTTCAAAATGCTTTTTCCTGATAGAAAGGATAACGATGGTCGTTCACTTGGCCGCCTTCTCTCCCTCGCAACTATTGCCGAAGCAAACATCTTTAACAACGCACACACTATTAATAAAAACCTCATGCTTCTCAGTTATGCTGACGGAGAAACCGCACTGACCTATCCGGAGATTGCGAAAATCAATCTCGAATCACTGTTTCAACAGCTAAGTATAATTGCCGATATTATCCTAATCGATACTTCCACCCATCAGAACAAGATTGACAAATTTGCATTATCAAAATGCTCCAAACAAATTAGTATAGCCACAGCTGATGTCAAGGGTTATTACTACCGGCAGAATCATCCCAACCACGGTTGCGCATTGCAAGTGCTTTTTGTCAACAACCCGAATAACGCTCTTGCGGATGTGCTTAGTACCTACGATTCCCCGGTAACTGTGCTTCCCTATTGTCGGGGCCTATCCGGAATCTACAATGGAATCTGTATTACCGATATCATCCCTCCACGCAAATATCGCAAAACTCTGTATCGAATTGTAGGTGAACTGTTATGA
- the cpaB gene encoding Flp pilus assembly protein CpaB: protein MKIVKNRIFLALICGVFAVLCVFAYTTTIKSEAKTVQVVKFTCAVSKGEKIADNMVQNVTVGAYNLSPGIITSKDDVVGKYADADFAKGDLILSNKITDSISTAPDRLSMLDGTRVAYSVTIKDFSDALSDKLRSGDIVSVIKSDKSGAAIPPELTYVEVLTVTDSKGVDRDQTDTEEEKDTLKTVTLLVTPSQAVQLTEYEDSGEIHFALVYRGDSKTAQKFLDKQSEVLNDGAADSSNR, encoded by the coding sequence ATGAAGATAGTGAAAAACAGGATATTTCTCGCTCTTATCTGCGGTGTTTTCGCTGTTCTATGTGTATTCGCATACACAACGACAATTAAGAGCGAGGCAAAAACGGTGCAAGTTGTAAAATTTACTTGCGCTGTTTCAAAGGGTGAGAAAATTGCGGATAACATGGTTCAAAATGTGACGGTCGGAGCATATAACCTATCCCCTGGCATTATTACATCGAAAGATGATGTGGTTGGTAAATATGCTGATGCCGACTTTGCGAAAGGCGATCTTATCCTTTCAAACAAAATCACAGACAGCATTTCAACCGCGCCCGACCGGCTTTCTATGCTCGACGGGACTCGTGTTGCGTATTCTGTGACAATAAAAGATTTCTCCGATGCTTTATCAGACAAGCTACGGAGCGGCGACATTGTTTCTGTCATAAAGAGCGACAAATCCGGCGCTGCAATTCCACCGGAGCTCACTTATGTAGAGGTTTTGACAGTCACGGACAGTAAAGGTGTTGATAGGGATCAAACAGATACAGAAGAAGAAAAAGATACGCTAAAAACTGTTACCTTGTTAGTTACACCTTCTCAGGCCGTACAACTTACCGAATATGAAGATTCCGGTGAGATACATTTTGCCCTGGTCTATCGTGGTGACAGTAAAACAGCACAAAAATTTCTAGATAAGCAAAGCGAGGTACTAAACGATGGAGCAGCTGATAGCAGTAACCGGTAA
- a CDS encoding prepilin peptidase, which yields MEIIKLICFLVVIGYASVLDIMTRIIPLRVYVLLLLTGLIQVDISSVSGLILTAIPLLIAAAIRNDFGGGDVKFGALCGWILKGTNGLVGLALGSFLCIIAVPIIRRFVQWDKIPLVPFLSAGCASIATILLQ from the coding sequence ATGGAAATTATCAAGCTTATTTGCTTTTTAGTGGTGATTGGATATGCGTCAGTATTGGATATAATGACGAGAATCATACCACTACGGGTATATGTTTTGCTCCTGCTGACCGGGTTGATTCAGGTTGACATTTCATCAGTTAGCGGCCTCATTCTGACAGCAATTCCTCTACTTATCGCCGCCGCTATCCGTAATGATTTCGGCGGCGGTGACGTAAAGTTTGGGGCACTATGCGGATGGATTCTGAAAGGTACAAATGGCCTGGTTGGGCTTGCGCTTGGCTCATTTTTATGTATCATTGCAGTTCCAATCATCCGACGCTTCGTTCAATGGGACAAAATTCCTCTTGTACCGTTTTTGTCGGCAGGATGCGCTTCCATCGCAACAATACTGCTGCAATAA